The Lysobacter gummosus genome includes a region encoding these proteins:
- a CDS encoding alpha/beta fold hydrolase, whose protein sequence is MRCIVLPGMDGTGALLDDFIAAMAPRLATSVIAYPRDRALGYDELADFARSRLPLDAPYLLLGESFSGPVAIRLAARRPPRLAGLVLCATFARPPRPPWSPLHAGALSRWGGSVPVNRIPTALAAAFMLGSWATPQWRARLGAVLEGLDPAVIRHRLREVGTVDVGAQLREVTCPLLYLQASRDRLVSAGSRRWIERIAPGMRCVEIEAPHFLLQARPELAARAIDRWCEELIEAA, encoded by the coding sequence ATGCGCTGCATCGTCCTGCCCGGCATGGACGGCACCGGCGCGCTGCTCGACGACTTCATCGCGGCGATGGCGCCGCGCTTGGCGACCAGCGTCATCGCCTATCCGCGCGATCGCGCGCTGGGTTACGACGAACTTGCCGACTTCGCGCGTTCGCGGTTGCCGCTCGACGCGCCCTACCTGCTGCTCGGCGAATCGTTTTCCGGCCCCGTCGCGATCCGCCTCGCCGCGCGGCGGCCGCCGCGCTTGGCCGGGCTGGTGCTGTGCGCCACATTCGCGCGCCCGCCGCGGCCGCCGTGGTCGCCGCTGCATGCGGGCGCGTTGTCGCGCTGGGGCGGCAGCGTGCCGGTGAATCGCATTCCGACGGCCTTGGCCGCGGCGTTCATGCTCGGATCGTGGGCGACGCCGCAATGGCGTGCGCGCTTGGGTGCGGTGCTCGAAGGCTTGGACCCGGCGGTGATCCGGCATCGCCTGCGCGAAGTCGGCACGGTCGATGTCGGCGCGCAGTTGCGCGAGGTGACATGTCCGCTGCTGTATCTGCAGGCCAGCCGCGATCGCTTGGTATCGGCGGGAAGCCGGCGCTGGATCGAGCGCATCGCGCCGGGGATGCGCTGTGTCGAGATCGAGGCCCCGCATTTTCTGTTGCAGGCGCGGCCCGAGCTGGCCGCGCGGGCGATCGATCGGTGGTGCGAAGAGTTGATTGA
- a CDS encoding L-serine ammonia-lyase, producing the protein MAVSSFDLFKIGIGPSSSHTVGPMRAAARFIERWLIEGCNAEDTASLGKDLARTARVRAEVFGSLALTGRGHGTDKAVLMGLEGHWPNQIDPDIIPAALERIRKTKRINLFGLHEIGFDEKHDLIMNKRQKLPFHTNGMRFTAFDADGNVIATRDYYSVGGGFVVNQDEAAEDRIVADTTDQPYPFHSGDQLLAQAANSGLTIAEMMMANERVWRTDEQINAGLDEIWNAMQACVARGIRETGTLPGGLHVSRRAPALFAELSTKPEAAMRDPLTVLDWVNLYALAVNEENAAGGRVVTAPTNGAAGIIPSVLHYYDRFCPGANLQGVRNFLLTAAAVGILYKENASISGAEVGCQGEVGVACSMAAAGLVAALGGTTSQIENAAEIGMEHNLGLTCDPIGGLVQIPCIERNAMGAVKAINAYRMAMRGDGKHKVSLDKVIKTMRDTGRDMQDKYKETSRGGLAVNVIEC; encoded by the coding sequence GTGGCAGTCAGCAGTTTCGACCTGTTCAAGATCGGCATCGGCCCGAGTTCCTCGCACACCGTCGGCCCAATGCGCGCCGCCGCCCGCTTCATCGAGCGCTGGCTCATCGAAGGCTGCAACGCCGAGGACACCGCCTCGCTGGGCAAGGACCTCGCCCGCACCGCGCGCGTGCGCGCGGAAGTGTTCGGTTCGCTGGCGCTGACCGGCCGCGGCCACGGCACCGACAAGGCGGTGCTGATGGGACTGGAAGGCCATTGGCCGAATCAGATCGATCCGGACATCATCCCCGCCGCGCTCGAACGCATCCGCAAGACCAAGCGCATCAACCTGTTCGGGCTGCATGAGATCGGCTTCGACGAAAAGCACGATCTGATCATGAACAAGCGCCAGAAACTGCCGTTCCACACCAACGGCATGCGCTTCACCGCCTTCGACGCCGACGGCAACGTCATCGCCACGCGCGACTACTACTCCGTCGGCGGCGGCTTCGTGGTCAATCAGGACGAAGCGGCCGAAGACCGCATCGTCGCCGACACCACCGATCAGCCCTACCCGTTCCACTCCGGCGACCAGTTGCTCGCCCAGGCCGCGAACAGCGGCCTGACCATCGCCGAAATGATGATGGCCAACGAGCGTGTGTGGCGCACCGATGAGCAGATCAACGCCGGCCTGGACGAAATCTGGAACGCGATGCAGGCCTGCGTCGCGCGCGGCATCCGCGAAACCGGCACCCTGCCCGGCGGTCTGCACGTCTCGCGCCGCGCGCCGGCGTTGTTCGCCGAGTTGTCGACCAAGCCGGAAGCGGCGATGCGTGATCCGCTGACCGTGCTCGACTGGGTCAACCTCTACGCGCTCGCGGTCAACGAAGAAAACGCCGCCGGCGGCCGCGTGGTCACCGCGCCGACCAACGGCGCGGCCGGCATCATTCCCTCGGTGCTGCACTACTACGATCGCTTCTGCCCCGGCGCCAATTTGCAGGGCGTGCGCAATTTTCTCCTGACCGCGGCCGCGGTCGGCATCCTGTACAAGGAAAACGCCTCGATCAGCGGCGCCGAAGTCGGCTGCCAGGGCGAGGTCGGCGTGGCCTGCTCGATGGCCGCGGCCGGATTGGTCGCCGCGCTCGGCGGCACCACCAGCCAGATCGAGAACGCGGCCGAAATCGGCATGGAACACAACCTGGGCCTGACCTGCGATCCGATCGGCGGGCTGGTGCAGATTCCCTGCATCGAGCGCAACGCGATGGGCGCGGTCAAGGCCATCAACGCCTACCGCATGGCCATGCGCGGCGACGGCAAGCACAAGGTCAGCCTGGACAAGGTCATCAAGACCATGCGCGACACCGGCCGCGACATGCAGGACAAGTACAAGGAAACCTCGCGCGGCGGCCTGGCCGTCAACGTGATCGAGTGCTGA
- a CDS encoding glutaredoxin family protein, whose translation MLTLFQRDDCHLCDLALEVLARARAPEFESVFIDEDAVLEARYGERVPVLRDEGRGVELDWPFDAGRVVEWLGEGRG comes from the coding sequence GTGCTGACTTTGTTTCAACGCGACGATTGTCATCTGTGCGACCTGGCGCTGGAGGTGTTGGCGCGGGCACGGGCGCCGGAGTTCGAGAGCGTCTTCATCGATGAGGACGCGGTGTTGGAGGCTCGTTATGGCGAGCGGGTGCCGGTGTTGCGCGATGAGGGGCGTGGAGTGGAGTTGGATTGGCCGTTCGATGCGGGGCGGGTGGTGGAGTGGTTGGGGGAGGGGAGAGGGTAG
- a CDS encoding YceI family protein: MQIKSLALAATLLAAAAPAFAADYVQQTGSSLTFATKYQGEVFAGNFPGFTARLSFDPAQLATSKLDVVIPMAGANTKNSERDDTLKGVDFFSIAKFPQARFTATKFRSLGGNNYAADGSLSLRGATKPVTLTFTWTAGDKPVLAGKATVKRLDFGVGGGDWADTSIIPNEVAVSTKVVFAPAK; this comes from the coding sequence ATGCAAATTAAGTCCCTCGCCCTGGCCGCGACCTTGCTCGCCGCCGCCGCGCCCGCGTTCGCCGCCGACTACGTGCAGCAGACCGGCTCCAGCCTGACCTTCGCCACCAAGTACCAGGGCGAAGTGTTCGCGGGCAATTTCCCCGGCTTTACCGCGCGGCTGAGCTTCGACCCGGCGCAGTTGGCGACGTCCAAGCTGGACGTGGTGATTCCGATGGCCGGCGCCAATACCAAGAACAGCGAGCGCGACGACACGCTCAAGGGCGTGGATTTCTTCAGCATCGCCAAGTTCCCGCAGGCGCGTTTCACCGCGACCAAGTTCCGCAGCCTGGGCGGCAACAACTACGCCGCCGACGGCAGCCTGAGCCTGCGCGGCGCGACCAAGCCGGTCACGCTGACCTTCACCTGGACCGCGGGCGACAAGCCGGTGCTTGCCGGCAAGGCGACGGTGAAGCGTCTGGATTTCGGCGTGGGTGGGGGCGATTGGGCGGATACCTCGATCATTCCGAACGAAGTGGCGGTGAGCACGAAGGTTGTGTTTGCGCCGGCGAAGTAA
- a CDS encoding YceI family protein, which translates to MSATHRCATALAVLCALPAAAQAAQPETYGFDPVHTRVMFAISHAGFSQAIGTVSGSAGTLSFDRDDWRGAKLEVQVPLTRLDLGDGKWNKAALAANLLDGKRYPLARFVSERVEPVTGEADRAQVCGQLTLHGVTAPLCMDVKLNQLKRHPLPPFHRTAGFSATARLSRAAFGIDAWKSVIGDEVELRIEAEAIRDKYVGDQPKTTPGDAAAAPDEPVDSTDPTDPAKPQPEPSR; encoded by the coding sequence ATGTCTGCCACCCACCGCTGCGCCACCGCCCTGGCCGTGCTCTGCGCACTGCCCGCGGCTGCGCAAGCCGCGCAGCCGGAGACCTATGGCTTCGACCCGGTCCACACCCGGGTGATGTTCGCGATTTCGCATGCCGGCTTCTCGCAGGCCATCGGCACCGTGTCCGGCAGCGCCGGCACCCTCAGCTTCGATCGCGACGACTGGCGCGGCGCCAAGCTCGAGGTGCAGGTGCCGTTGACCCGGCTGGACCTGGGCGACGGCAAATGGAACAAGGCCGCGCTGGCCGCCAACCTGCTCGACGGCAAGCGCTATCCGCTGGCGCGCTTCGTCTCCGAACGGGTCGAACCGGTGACCGGCGAGGCCGATCGCGCCCAGGTCTGCGGCCAGCTGACCCTGCACGGCGTGACCGCGCCGCTGTGCATGGACGTCAAGCTCAACCAGCTCAAGCGCCACCCGCTGCCGCCGTTCCACCGCACCGCCGGGTTTTCCGCGACCGCGCGCCTGAGCCGCGCTGCGTTCGGCATCGACGCGTGGAAGTCGGTGATCGGCGATGAAGTCGAGCTGCGCATCGAAGCGGAGGCGATCCGCGACAAGTACGTGGGCGATCAGCCCAAAACCACCCCGGGCGACGCCGCCGCGGCGCCCGACGAACCTGTCGATTCCACCGACCCCACCGATCCCGCCAAGCCCCAACCGGAGCCCAGCCGATGA
- a CDS encoding hybrid sensor histidine kinase/response regulator: protein MPEAPRARIIGVPDGLPSSKVNGMAFDHAGYLWLATTDGLARYDGIGMKVWRHIPDDPASLPGNDLTLVTVDDRDRIWVSAEGRGLSMMDAQRNGFVHYRHAERPQIGSDDTFAVASRNGEVWFGTYGGGLHRLDRNGLITRYMPKDGDPRSLPSDTVLSLNFDARGDLWIGTFKGLARWTGSDFERIPVPGADPAPWVLSVTPVGDQLWVGAKTGLYRRERNGRWSSPDYSVMFGNLNAVLTLAPDRGGNFWLGTQRSIWRAAPNAVPLPMALGPARPARPVLQIVGQDDGSFWFPLAGVGVGYLRSDWRRIAQYSRERGTLSSELYTAVTPAARGGFWLVGARGEIERLGLDGVVEPVTDGPHDAMGKGGTPNTAVEDRKGRLWIATSRNNLVRIDPSGIWRDWTTDTPEPVLPGEPDRTVIAPDGTLWTSFLTQGLQQRDTDTGEVINTIRVGNQQGIGNGDFDAIGFAPDGALWIASGQGLLRHDSLRNVMRKVPGLPADRVFGFVFENAVSLWLQRLNGLEHYQRDGGDWRLESRVGVEDGIPAVEGTGLFRDRRGRIWLPTSRGLFRWDPQHRRLRRFGVQDGMSSQEFLRRASVLTAAGVLAASLSDGSVVLIDTALADPPPRQPRLVWHQLDVRRHGRWVPLPLHVTPRSSRSERASRYGSLPSLAPDDREMRVQMRLLSFDDPQSNRYYTRLDGYDNDWVAVGDSGERVFAGLPPGSYLLHARAIDANGNAAGERTLEFNVRPPWWRTPPAMAALLGLIALAAWWGTMAYRRRLARRLNWQRAEHEREVAKHASLAKTRFLATLGHEVRTPMTGVLGMSELLLDTPLDEKQRGYTESIRRAGEHLLRLVNDALDLARIESGKLELADEPFDLRALVDQAADLMRPLAQQRGLNFEVRIAASAPRGLRGDGSRVCQILLNLIGNAIKFTEQGRVSLLVEALAPQGVRFEIADTGPGLNEEQKARLFRRFEQAEGARTAARYGGSGLGLAICQELAAAMDGQIVVFSEPGQGARFVFDLPLAEAEPPRMSAHSAPEPGLRGLQVGPIALLLVEDDPTVAEVIAGLLRAQGHRVSHVANGLAALAETATAPFDLAMLDLDLPGINGLDLARQLRAQGFTQPLIAVTARADADAEPQAVAAGFDRFLRKPVTGAMLADALRDILEMAAKPPASG, encoded by the coding sequence GTGCCTGAGGCACCGCGCGCGCGCATCATCGGCGTCCCCGACGGCCTGCCGTCGAGCAAGGTCAACGGCATGGCCTTCGACCATGCCGGTTATTTGTGGCTGGCCACGACCGATGGCCTGGCCCGCTACGACGGCATCGGGATGAAAGTCTGGCGGCACATCCCGGACGATCCGGCCTCGCTGCCCGGCAACGACCTCACCCTGGTCACCGTGGACGATCGCGACCGCATCTGGGTCTCGGCCGAAGGCCGCGGCCTGAGCATGATGGATGCGCAGCGCAACGGCTTCGTCCATTACCGCCACGCCGAGCGCCCGCAGATCGGCAGCGACGACACCTTCGCGGTGGCCAGCCGCAACGGCGAAGTCTGGTTCGGCACCTACGGCGGCGGCCTGCACCGGCTCGACCGCAACGGCCTGATCACCCGCTACATGCCCAAGGACGGCGATCCGCGCAGTCTGCCCTCGGACACCGTGCTGTCGCTGAACTTCGATGCGCGCGGCGACTTGTGGATCGGCACCTTCAAGGGCCTGGCGCGCTGGACCGGCAGCGATTTCGAACGCATTCCCGTGCCCGGCGCCGACCCGGCGCCGTGGGTGCTGTCGGTCACCCCGGTCGGCGATCAGCTCTGGGTCGGCGCCAAGACCGGCCTGTATCGGCGCGAGCGCAATGGCCGCTGGAGCAGCCCGGATTACTCCGTGATGTTCGGCAACCTCAACGCGGTGCTGACCCTGGCGCCGGATCGCGGCGGCAATTTCTGGCTGGGCACCCAGCGCAGCATCTGGCGCGCGGCGCCGAACGCGGTGCCGCTGCCGATGGCGCTGGGCCCGGCGCGTCCGGCGCGGCCGGTGCTGCAGATCGTCGGCCAGGACGACGGTTCGTTCTGGTTCCCGCTGGCCGGCGTCGGGGTGGGGTATCTGCGCTCGGACTGGCGCCGCATCGCCCAATATTCGCGCGAACGCGGCACCCTGAGCAGCGAGCTCTACACCGCGGTGACGCCGGCGGCGCGCGGCGGCTTCTGGCTGGTCGGCGCGCGCGGCGAGATCGAGCGCCTGGGCCTGGACGGCGTGGTCGAGCCGGTCACCGACGGCCCGCACGATGCGATGGGCAAGGGCGGCACGCCCAACACCGCGGTCGAGGACCGCAAGGGCCGGTTGTGGATCGCCACCAGCCGCAACAATCTGGTGCGGATCGATCCGTCCGGCATCTGGCGCGACTGGACCACCGACACTCCCGAACCGGTCTTGCCCGGCGAACCGGATCGAACCGTGATCGCGCCCGACGGCACCTTGTGGACATCGTTCCTCACGCAAGGCCTGCAACAGCGCGATACCGACACCGGCGAGGTGATCAACACGATCCGCGTCGGCAACCAGCAAGGCATCGGCAACGGCGACTTCGACGCGATCGGCTTCGCTCCCGACGGCGCCTTGTGGATCGCCTCCGGGCAAGGCCTGCTGCGCCACGACAGCCTGCGCAACGTGATGCGCAAAGTCCCCGGGTTGCCGGCCGATCGCGTGTTCGGCTTCGTGTTCGAGAACGCCGTCAGCTTGTGGTTGCAACGCCTCAACGGCCTGGAGCACTACCAGCGCGACGGCGGCGACTGGCGCCTGGAATCGCGGGTCGGGGTCGAAGACGGCATTCCCGCGGTCGAAGGCACCGGCCTGTTCCGCGATCGCCGCGGCCGCATCTGGCTGCCGACTTCGCGCGGCCTGTTCCGCTGGGACCCGCAGCATCGCCGGCTGCGCCGCTTCGGCGTGCAGGACGGCATGAGCAGCCAGGAATTCCTGCGCCGCGCCTCGGTGCTGACCGCCGCCGGCGTGCTCGCCGCATCGCTGTCGGACGGCAGCGTGGTATTGATCGACACCGCCCTGGCCGATCCGCCGCCGCGCCAGCCGCGCCTGGTATGGCATCAGCTCGATGTGCGCCGGCACGGCCGCTGGGTGCCGTTGCCGCTGCACGTCACGCCGCGGTCGTCGCGTTCCGAGCGCGCCTCGCGTTATGGATCGCTGCCGAGCCTGGCCCCGGACGATCGCGAAATGCGCGTGCAGATGCGGCTGCTGTCGTTCGACGATCCGCAATCCAATCGCTACTACACCCGCCTGGACGGTTACGACAACGACTGGGTCGCGGTCGGCGACAGCGGCGAGCGCGTTTTCGCCGGTTTGCCGCCGGGCAGTTATCTGCTGCATGCGCGCGCGATCGACGCCAACGGCAACGCCGCCGGGGAACGCACGCTGGAATTCAACGTGCGCCCGCCATGGTGGCGCACGCCGCCGGCGATGGCGGCCTTGCTCGGCCTGATCGCGCTGGCGGCGTGGTGGGGCACGATGGCGTACCGGCGCCGGCTGGCGCGGCGCTTGAACTGGCAGCGCGCCGAGCATGAGCGCGAAGTGGCCAAGCACGCCTCGCTGGCGAAGACGCGGTTCCTGGCGACCTTGGGGCATGAGGTGCGCACGCCGATGACCGGCGTGCTGGGGATGAGCGAGTTGTTGCTGGATACGCCGCTGGATGAGAAACAGCGCGGTTATACGGAATCCATCCGGCGCGCTGGCGAACACCTGTTGAGGTTGGTCAACGACGCGCTGGACCTGGCGCGGATCGAATCGGGCAAGCTGGAACTGGCCGATGAGCCGTTCGACCTGCGCGCGCTGGTCGATCAGGCCGCCGACCTGATGCGGCCGCTGGCGCAGCAGCGCGGCCTGAATTTCGAGGTCAGGATCGCCGCCAGCGCGCCGCGCGGCCTGCGCGGCGACGGCAGCCGCGTATGCCAGATTCTGTTGAACCTGATCGGCAACGCGATCAAGTTCACCGAGCAAGGCAGGGTCAGCCTGCTGGTCGAGGCATTGGCGCCGCAGGGCGTGCGTTTCGAAATCGCCGACACCGGGCCGGGTCTCAACGAAGAACAGAAAGCGCGTCTGTTCCGCCGCTTCGAGCAAGCCGAAGGCGCGCGCACCGCGGCGCGTTATGGCGGCAGCGGGCTGGGGCTGGCGATCTGCCAGGAACTGGCCGCGGCGATGGATGGGCAGATCGTGGTGTTCAGCGAACCGGGACAGGGCGCGCGCTTCGTGTTCGATCTGCCGCTGGCCGAGGCGGAGCCGCCGCGGATGTCCGCACATTCGGCGCCGGAGCCTGGGTTGCGCGGCTTGCAGGTGGGGCCGATCGCGTTGCTGTTGGTCGAGGACGATCCGACCGTGGCCGAAGTGATCGCCGGCTTGTTGCGCGCGCAAGGCCATCGCGTGAGCCATGTCGCCAATGGTCTGGCGGCGCTGGCCGAAACGGCCACGGCGCCGTTCGATCTGGCGATGCTCGATCTCGACCTGCCGGGTATCAACGGCCTGGATCTGGCGCGGCAACTGCGCGCGCAAGGCTTCACCCAGCCGCTGATCGCGGTGACCGCGCGCGCCGACGCCGATGCCGAACCGCAGGCCGTCGCCGCCGGCTTCGACCGTTTCCTGCGCAAACCGGTGACCGGCGCGATGTTGGCCGATGCGCTGCGCGACATTCTGGAGATGG